Proteins encoded within one genomic window of Fragaria vesca subsp. vesca linkage group LG1, FraVesHawaii_1.0, whole genome shotgun sequence:
- the LOC101313059 gene encoding aldehyde dehydrogenase family 3 member I1, chloroplastic-like translates to MKGLCIELLHNSRLVGIGSTEAFSYRFQKKNHQASFSFPKVIVSSASFSQRCLATVSPVVVEVEEKKTFDSESAGLLVKELRKSFNSGRTKSYEWRMLQLSNIARMLDEKEKDIVEALYKDLSKPELETFISEISTAKSSCKEALEGLKQWMIPQKVKTSIATFPSSAEIVSEPLGVVLVISTWNFPFLLSIDPVIGAISAGNAVVLKPSEIAPATSSLLAQLVEEYLDSSAVKVVEGAVPETTALLEQKWDKILYTGSARVGRIVMAAAAKHLTPVILELGGKSPAIVDSDLDLQVAVRRIIAGKWALNNGQACIGVDYIITTKDFAPKLIEALKDGLEQFFGKDPMNSKDISRIVSSTQFARLVKLLEEDRVSDKIVLGGQTDEKQLKIAPTILLDIPEDTQIMNEEIFGPLMPIVTVSTQIYKVDKIEGSFDVIKSRPKPLAVYVFTNNEQLKKSFVENISSGGMLINDTVLHVAVAGLPFGGVGESGMGSYHGKFSFDGFSHKKSVMYRSLSGDSTLRYPPYTPEKEKLFKAALSGNIFRIILALIGW, encoded by the exons ATGAAAGGCCTCTGCATTGAGCTTCTTCACAACTCCAG ATTAGTGGGTATTGGAAGCACCGAAGCTTTCTCTTACCGGTTTCAGAAAAAGAACCATCAGGCCTCCTTCTCCTTCCCAAAAGTTATAGTCTCTTCGGCCTCCTT CTCTCAAAGATGTTTGGCAACTGTATCGCCTGTGGTAGTCGAGGTGGAAGAAAAGAAAACTTTCGATTCAGAGTCAGCTGGTTTGTTAGTTAAGGAGCTCCGAAAGAGTTTCAATTCGGGAAGGACAAAGAGCTACGAGTGGAGAATGTTACAGTTGAGCAATATTGCAAGGATGCTTGATGAGAAAGAGAAAGACATTGTTGAAGCTCTTTACAAGGACCTCTCAAAGCCCGAGCTTGAAACATTTATATCCGAG ATTTCTACAGCAAAATCCTCGTGTAAGGAGGCATTGGAGGGATTGAAACAGTGGATGATCCCACAAAAG GTCAAAACTTCAATTGCAACATTTCCATCATCAGCAGAAATCGTGTCAGAACCTCTAGGGGTTGTGTTGGTCATCTCAACATGGAACTTTCCCTTCT TGTTATCAATTGATCCAGTTATTGGAGCTATTTCAGCCGGAAATGCGGTTGTCCTAAAACCTTCCGAAATAGCTCCAGCTACATCTTCACTCCTTGCGCAACTAGTAGAGGAGTATTTAGACAGTTCTGCTGTAAAAGTTGTAGAAGGGGCTGTCCCAGAAACGACTGCACTATTAGAGCAGAAATGGGATAAGATACTGTATACAG GTAGTGCAAGAGTAGGGCGCATTGTGATGGCTGCTGCTGCAAAACACCTTACACCTGTGATTCTAGAACTGGGTGGAAAATCCCCAGCTATAGTTGACTCAGATTTAGACTTACAG GTTGCTGTTCGGAGGATAATAGCAGGGAAGTGGGCATTGAACAATGGACAAGCTTGCATTGGCGTAGATTACATTATCACGACAAAAGACTTTGCTCCAAAGTTG ATAGAAGCTCTAAAAGATGGACTGGAGCAATTTTTTGGGAAAGATCCCATGAACTCAAAAGATATATCTCGCATCGTCAGCTCGACCCAGTTTGCACGTTTGGTAAAGCTCTTGGAAGAGGACAGAGTCTCTGATAAAATTGTCCTTGGAGGTCAAACAGATGAGAAGCAATT AAAAATAGCTCCAACTATCTTGTTGGATATTCCAGAAGACACTCAGATAATGAATGAGGAGATATTTGGGCCACTAATGCCTATTGTCACTGTGAGTACTCAGATATATA AGGTTGATAAGATTGAAGGCAGTTTTGATGTGATAAAATCAAGGCCAAAACCTCTTGCTGTGTACGTTTTCACGAACAATGAGCAGCTGAAGAAGAGCTTTGTTGAAAATATATCGTCAGGAGGGATGCTCATCAACGATACAGTGTTACAT GTTGCCGTTGCCGGTTTACCTTTTGGAGGTGTCGGGGAGAGTGGTATGGGATCATACCATGGTAAATTCTCCTTTGATGGTTTTAGCCACAAGAAGTCAGTTATGTATAGAAGTCTCAGTGGAGATTCTACTCTGAGATATCCACCATACACACCTGAAAAGGAAAAACTATTCAAGGCTGCCCTGAGTGGTAACATATTTAGAATAATCTTGGCTTTGATCGGATGGTGA
- the LOC101313353 gene encoding long-chain-alcohol O-fatty-acyltransferase-like, whose protein sequence is MEEELKNFIKVWITTILCLCYCHNIVSRLIPKGLLTLISLLPVFYLFITTPLTLHSFHLCGPTTFFLVWLGIFKLLLFSFNLGPLSPPPPSLFHFISIACLPIKIKQNPNPKATQKPRNPIGLPNKSIVVAVKALLLGLIIHSYEYRPHLHPYVILALYCCHMYLALDILLALSATPARALFGFELEPQSDEPYLSTSLQDFWGRRWNLMVTNILRPSVYDPIRRVSARVVGRRLARLPAVMATFGVSGLMHEVIYYYLTRVQPTWEVTWFFVLHGACVVVEVEVKKAVKGRWRLHPVVSRPLTLVFLAVTGNWLFFPQLIRNGVDTKAIGEYAIMVDFVKANLPHLHR, encoded by the coding sequence ATGGAGGAAGAGCTCAAGAACTTCATCAAGGTATGGATCACAACCATCTTATGTCTATGTTATTGCCATAACATAGTCTCTAGATTAATCCCAAAGGGCCTGCTCACGCTCATCTCCCTCCTCCCTGTTTTCTACCTCTTCATCACCACCCCCTTAACTCTCCACTCCTTCCATCTCTGCGGACCCACCACCTTCTTCCTAGTCTGGCTTGGAATCTTCAAGCTCCTCCTCTTCTCCTTCAACCTCGGCCCTCTATCACCACCCCCACCTTCTCTCTTCCATTTCATCTCCATTGCTTGCCTCCCCATCAAAATCAAACAGAACCCAAATCCCAAAGCCACCCAAAAACCCAGAAACCCTATTGGTCTGCCAAACAAGTCAATTGTGGTGGCTGTGAAAGCATTGCTTTTGGGTTTGATCATTCATAGCTACGAGTACAGACCACATTTGCACCCGTATGTGATCTTAGCCTTGTACTGTTGCCACATGTATTTGGCTCTAGATATTCTCCTGGCCCTGAGCGCCACTCCGGCTCGAGCTCTGTTTGGGTTCGAGCTTGAGCCCCAGTCCGACGAGCCTTACCTCTCCACTTCGCTTCAAGACTTTTGGGGCCGTCGATGGAATCTAATGGTCACAAATATCCTGCGCCCAAGTGTATACGATCCCATCCGGCGCGTGTCTGCGCGTGTGGTTGGGCGGCGGTTGGCCAGGCTGCCGGCGGTGATGGCCACGTTTGGGGTGTCCGGGTTAATGCACGAGGTTATTTACTATTATCTCACGCGCGTGCAGCCCACGTGGGAAGTGACATGGTTTTTTGTGCTACATGGGGCTTGTGTGGTGGTTGAGGTGGAGGTGAAGAAGGCGGTTAAGGGCAGGTGGAGGTTGCACCCGGTGGTTTCGAGGCCATTGACTTTGGTGTTCTTGGCTGTGACCGGCAACTGGCTGTTCTTTCCTCAGTTGATTAGGAATGGTGTTGATACAAAGGCTATAGGGGAATATGCAATTATGGTGGATTTTGTGAAGGCTAATTTGCCTCATTTACATAGGTGA